A window of Cytobacillus sp. FSL H8-0458 genomic DNA:
TAAAAATAATTCCGCGATTAACGTAGTCGAGTATCCCCATTTTTCAGCCGACTGAATGACATTTTTAGCATACTCAAAGGTTGGCGGCATATTTTCGTCTTCCACATTCCGCAGCCATCCTCCAAAAATCGGCAGCCAGAAACCATATTTCAATTTTCTTCTCTCCCTAACTTTCGAATATCTACTTTTCTTATCATTTAAGTAGGATTTATAAACAACTAAAAAACTCTCCTCCTAAGAAGAGAGTTTTTTATACTCTCTTCTCATCTTTCAAGCGATTCGCTTGCTGGAATTGGCACAGTATTCATCAGAACCTGCTGCCGAGGCTTCAAAGGGCCAGTCCCTCCACCTCTCTTGATAAGAAGAAAAAACTATTCAGCTTTTTAATATTTAAAGTGATAATAATTTAAATAGATCAAATTGTCAATTAAATATTTCTAAGCTCTAAATATTTTCAATAAGAATCGAAGAATGGTACTTGTCCCCACTGACTTTAAAGCTTCTGCAGAAGTGTAATCAGGCACCTATTTTAAAAGTCATGCACGGTTAGACTTTTCCTGCTTAATTTATGTACTGTAAAAAATACTTTCAAAATACAGTATGAGACCAAGAGTCTTCTGACAGTATGCCATGTTGTGAATATTTTCCTGTTTTAGAGCTAAAATATCCTTAAATATACTTTATAAGGGTGACTCGGTAAATGCCGGATAAGCGACTTGAGCAATTTGATCATATAGTGAGAATGGGAAAAGAAGGGCAAGAGGCTTTAAATAAGTATTGGTTGGACTTTGAGCTGTATACTTCATTTGAATACTGGTTAATGGCAGCACTTCTTATAGGTCCTCTTATCTACCTATTTTTTAAAATCGATAAAAACAAAATTTTTTTCTTTGGCTTCTATGGTTACAGTATTCATGTAATATTCGGATATATTGACCTGTTTGCGAAAAATTCAGGACACTTAAACTATCCTTTTCCAGTGATCCCCATGCTGCCAGGGTTATCCCTTGATTCGAGTTTCGTTCCGGTTACTTTTATGCTTGTTTACCAATGGACGATAAACCGGAAAAAGAATTACTATCTATACATGATCATTACCTCTGCGGTTATGGCATTTATCTTTAAGCCGGTTCTGGTCGGAATAGGGCTAATGAGACTTTATGGAAACACAAATTATATCTATCTATTTGCTGGTTATTTAATTGTCATTACGATAGCTAAATTTATCACGAGTGTGTTTTTGTGGACAGAGGCTAAATACAAAAAAGGATAAATGAATTTTCCAAAGGGTTCATTATAGAGGCGATCGTTCATCCGGATCCATTCGAGACTCAATCTAAGGGTTGATATGATTGTGAATATGAGGGGTCCAATCAGCAAAGCAGATTATTGGCTGGACCCCTTTAAGAACTCGAATCTTTATCTTTTAGGTATTTAGAGAAAATAAATATTAACCCAAGATACGCTTATATAAATTAATACAAAATTTCCCGCTTGTACCAGCCGGTGCATTAATTCGAAACTCATTTGGATTATTTTCGGATGTTGAAACTGAATTTCCTGGCGGTACATTTAGCGTTCCAATGACAGTACCTGCACTATTTAACACTTCACCAACTATGACACCCGTTCCAGAATTGAAAATTTCAAAGGTCCCCTGAAAATAATCATTGATATCCGGTGCTTGCCATGCAATATAATTATTAAGCGGCCCTGCTAAGTTCCCGCAAATTTTCTCTTGAAATATTTTCCCTTCCGGGCAGCAGCAGCAATTTGCGCTGGATGATCCACACATTACACATTTCTCCTTTTAAATCATTTTTCTAATTTCGGCGGTTTCATCTTTTTACGCAAGTATTCGTTTGTACAGTACAATACACCATTTTCCTGAAGTACCTGGCTGCGCACCTGGCTGCCCAACAGTTTGAACGATAAAGATTGTTGGATTGTTAAATGAAACTGCTCTGCTGTTTCCTGGCGGAACGCTGAACACATTACCATTTACTGAGAAATCAATTGTTCCTGGTCCGGCATTAAACACTTCAAATGTGCCTTGAATATAGTCATTTACAGCTGGTGCTGTCCACACAGCTTGATCAATCGGATCTTGGATGTTGCCACAAAGTTTTTCCTGAAAAATGACGGGATCGGGACAACAACAGCAATCACCACTTCTATTTGA
This region includes:
- a CDS encoding S-Ena type endospore appendage produces the protein MCGSSSANCCCCPEGKIFQEKICGNLAGPLNNYIAWQAPDINDYFQGTFEIFNSGTGVIVGEVLNSAGTVIGTLNVPPGNSVSTSENNPNEFRINAPAGTSGKFCINLYKRILG
- a CDS encoding S-Ena type endospore appendage produces the protein MCGSNRSGDCCCCPDPVIFQEKLCGNIQDPIDQAVWTAPAVNDYIQGTFEVFNAGPGTIDFSVNGNVFSVPPGNSRAVSFNNPTIFIVQTVGQPGAQPGTSGKWCIVLYKRILA